One Marinibacterium anthonyi genomic region harbors:
- a CDS encoding Tellurite resistance protein — MPYWPGYSDISPQCRATYLDWLASGRNDASYNPGYMFLYFYGLERRFFVDQSNEDAKDIVQEVRRLQSLYPENHSVRRYLGEFLDIAMLAETDLDAIEPIFEKQGWELPFSLKYAIGARIDKGENLTADWLLSWFICHPETNLRTPATRCHDEFVALFRMRFDRRFPDGLKVTKPRKSLTASYRAASSEFQGSANPTVDGKPVPDISGLRKPVEIAQELADEVMTDLDKLSRFLGRNPDGRGSVEAHALLPSELWDAFPSKEMDRLKSWASTIVDRGGLVPLEEVIGRLEGETSEKIGKRQMTGAADALARLGFGLAPDPRFALRSPKAEEPVVLFSLGEPIERLEEVSDSYRSALIELALGSFVAHADGRIADPERRALEDQVSAASLSDQERRRLRANLEWFLAVPPDMTLLRRKLKEVDQDSQAAMRAALVGAAHADGIIHSDEVASIEKMYKALGLDPALAYSDLHAGEVVDGPRTVRASQPGRPGEAIPDLEKASGPKLDASRIAAIRSDTERVSSVLGQIFDVEENESGASTPVYQSQVAGLDPKHGALVLEVLTREHWSETEFEKICASHGLMASGALEVVNEWAFETYDEALLDEYDGYDVSPEIAEAVKEKMSAEGRNVEVETT; from the coding sequence CTGGTTGGCGAGCGGGCGCAACGACGCCTCCTACAACCCCGGCTACATGTTCCTGTACTTCTACGGGCTGGAGCGTCGCTTCTTCGTCGATCAGTCCAACGAAGATGCCAAGGATATAGTCCAGGAAGTTCGGCGGCTGCAGTCACTTTACCCTGAAAACCACTCCGTCAGGCGCTATTTGGGCGAGTTCCTCGACATTGCGATGCTTGCCGAAACCGACCTCGACGCTATCGAGCCGATTTTCGAGAAGCAGGGCTGGGAACTTCCGTTCTCACTCAAATACGCAATCGGAGCTCGGATCGACAAAGGCGAGAACCTGACAGCTGATTGGTTGCTGAGTTGGTTCATCTGCCATCCGGAAACAAACCTGAGAACTCCCGCGACGCGGTGTCATGACGAGTTCGTCGCTCTTTTCCGTATGCGGTTTGATCGGCGTTTTCCTGATGGGCTCAAAGTTACAAAACCCCGGAAATCACTCACGGCATCCTATCGGGCCGCCTCCAGCGAGTTTCAGGGGTCCGCCAACCCAACCGTCGACGGCAAGCCGGTTCCCGATATTTCCGGCCTGCGCAAGCCGGTAGAGATTGCCCAGGAGTTGGCTGACGAGGTGATGACCGACCTCGACAAGCTCAGTCGCTTCCTGGGCCGAAACCCTGATGGCCGCGGAAGCGTTGAAGCTCATGCATTGCTGCCTTCTGAACTGTGGGATGCCTTCCCATCCAAGGAAATGGACCGCTTGAAATCTTGGGCAAGCACTATCGTCGATCGGGGGGGATTGGTGCCGCTTGAGGAGGTAATCGGACGTCTGGAGGGAGAAACGAGCGAGAAAATCGGGAAACGGCAGATGACAGGAGCGGCCGATGCGCTCGCCCGCCTCGGTTTCGGTCTGGCGCCCGACCCTCGGTTTGCGCTCCGGTCGCCCAAGGCGGAGGAGCCTGTTGTCCTGTTCAGCCTGGGCGAACCCATCGAAAGACTGGAGGAAGTTTCCGACAGCTATCGAAGCGCGCTGATTGAATTGGCACTTGGGTCGTTCGTTGCTCACGCGGATGGTCGCATCGCGGATCCTGAACGCAGGGCACTGGAAGATCAGGTTTCTGCCGCGTCCCTCAGCGATCAGGAACGCCGCAGGCTGCGTGCAAACCTTGAATGGTTTCTGGCCGTGCCACCGGACATGACGCTTCTGCGGCGCAAACTGAAGGAGGTGGACCAAGACAGCCAGGCCGCAATGCGAGCAGCGCTGGTTGGTGCAGCACATGCCGATGGCATTATTCATTCCGACGAAGTCGCAAGCATCGAGAAAATGTACAAGGCTTTGGGTCTTGACCCTGCGCTTGCCTACTCGGACCTGCATGCCGGCGAAGTTGTGGATGGTCCTCGCACTGTGCGTGCCTCGCAGCCGGGTCGTCCAGGCGAAGCGATACCCGATCTTGAGAAAGCCAGCGGACCCAAGCTCGACGCTTCGCGGATCGCAGCGATCCGTTCGGACACCGAGCGCGTGTCGTCCGTACTCGGTCAGATTTTTGATGTCGAAGAGAACGAAAGCGGTGCCTCCACACCTGTCTACCAAAGCCAGGTGGCAGGGCTTGACCCGAAACACGGCGCCCTTGTCCTCGAAGTACTTACTCGGGAGCATTGGTCTGAGACCGAGTTCGAGAAGATCTGCGCCTCGCATGGTTTGATGGCATCCGGGGCTTTGGAAGTCGTGAATGAATGGGCTTTTGAGACCTACGATGAAGCGCTTCTCGACGAGTATGATGGATATGACGTGTCTCCGGAGATTGCGGAGGCGGTAAAAGAAAAGATGAGTGCGGAGGGCAGGAATGTCGAAGTTGAAACCACGTGA